Part of the Bacteroidales bacterium genome is shown below.
AATTAAGAGAGATATGGGTAAGGGCGACAGAGAACTATATCCTTAAAAGGGAAAACCTGGTGTGCCTCTTTGTCCTTCTTGATATACGTCATAAACCACAGCCTTCTGATCTTGATTTCATGGAGTTCCTCGGCAATAATCAGATACCATTTGCCAGAGTCTTTACCAAGAGCGATAAACTCACAAAAACCGAACTTGAAAGCTCAATAAGCCGTTACAATTCAGTAATGTTCGAAAACTGGGAATCGCTCCCTGAAACATTTATTTCGTCAGCTGTAACAAAAGAAGGAAGAGATGGTATTCTGAACTATATTGAAGAATCTATCAACAATTTTTCAAATGATGCCTGATATCGTCGGGATTTTTTAATTTTGTACACATAATTGATCGGAAAAATAACTGTTAATATTTAAGGATTATGTTTGGACATGCACCAATGAAACTGTTTTCCTGCAGATCCTCACAGCATCTGGCTCAGGCTATTGCTGATAAGCTCGGGATTGAACTGGGCAAGAGCTCCGTTACCAAATTCAGCGACGGAGAATATCAACCATGTTTCGACGAGTCTGTAAGAGGCTGCATGGTTTTTATTGTGCAATCGACAAATCCTCCGGCCGACAACCTTTTTGAACTTCTTCTGATGATCGATGCGGCTAAAAGAGCCTCTGCCTATAAAGTAATTGCTGTAATACCATATTATGGTTTTGCACGTCAGGACAGGAAAGACAGGCCAAGAGTTTCAATTGGATCAAAACTTTCTGCTGACCTTCTCAGTACAGCGGGTGTAGACAGGGTAATAACAATGGACCTTCATGCTGATCAGATCCAGGGATTCTTCAATGTTCCGGTAGACCACCTTTTCGGATCTGCTGTTTTTGCACCATACATAGAGAACCTTAAGCTTTCAAATCTTACAATCTCTGCACCCGATATGGGCGGATCAAAAAGGGCTAACGCTTATTCAAGGCACCTTCAGTCTGAAATGGTTTTATGCTATAAACTTCGAAAGAAGCCGAATGTAATAGAAGAGATGTCAATAATCGGAGAAGTTGAAGGTAGAAATGTTGTAATTATTGACGATATGGTAGATACAGCCGGGACTCTTGCACTTGCTGCGGATATGATGAAAGAGAGAGGCGCAACCAGTATCAGGGCTTTTGCAACTCACCCGATTCTTTCAGGTAATGCAGTGGAG
Proteins encoded:
- a CDS encoding YihA family ribosome biogenesis GTP-binding protein, whose amino-acid sequence is MIIRSATFVKSSPALKDCPPTLKPEFGFIGRSNVGKSSLINMLTGWSKLAKTSVQPGKTRTINHFYVNEEWYLVDLPGYGYAKVPVKLREIWVRATENYILKRENLVCLFVLLDIRHKPQPSDLDFMEFLGNNQIPFARVFTKSDKLTKTELESSISRYNSVMFENWESLPETFISSAVTKEGRDGILNYIEESINNFSNDA
- a CDS encoding ribose-phosphate pyrophosphokinase — translated: MFGHAPMKLFSCRSSQHLAQAIADKLGIELGKSSVTKFSDGEYQPCFDESVRGCMVFIVQSTNPPADNLFELLLMIDAAKRASAYKVIAVIPYYGFARQDRKDRPRVSIGSKLSADLLSTAGVDRVITMDLHADQIQGFFNVPVDHLFGSAVFAPYIENLKLSNLTISAPDMGGSKRANAYSRHLQSEMVLCYKLRKKPNVIEEMSIIGEVEGRNVVIIDDMVDTAGTLALAADMMKERGATSIRAFATHPILSGNAVERINDSAIEELVVSDSVPFITTSPKIKVLSIADIFAKTIDAVTTNQSISTNFVF